The Glycine max cultivar Williams 82 chromosome 12, Glycine_max_v4.0, whole genome shotgun sequence genome window below encodes:
- the LOC100806668 gene encoding tricalbin-3 — MILQHASPTSPPLCPCNLFANSASLKFRRKCTVLLCAVPSDNPNWNADFANSARRTATTFVLKRISNQLEPHTTTTTTTTNDNGVIDSELQATPPVQLGSNFTAFSEDPIVDKLRTQLGVIHPIPSPPINRNVVFLFVFFFFVGVVFDKLWTSRRRNKNNSEDRLRGGVWPQVPTSFSLFLEKDLQRKESVEWVNMVLGKLWKVYRGGIENWIIGLLQPVIDNLKKPDYVQRVEIKQFSLGDEPLSVRNVERRTSRRVNDLQYQIGLRYTGGARMLLMLSLKFGIIPIVVPVGVRDFDIDGELWVKLRLIPTEPWVGAASWAFVSLPKIKFELSPFRLFNLMAIPVLSMFLTKLLTEDLPKLFVRPKKIVLDFQKGKAVGPVAGGVKSGEMQEGNKDSVGELSVTLVDARKLSYIFYGKTDPYVILSLGNQVIRSKKNSQTTVIGPPGMPIWNQDFHMLVSNPRKQKLFIQVKDALGFADLTIGTGEVDLGSLKDTVPTDRIVVLQGGWGFLGKRSSGEILLRLTYKAYVEDEEDDKTEVDAIYTDISDDELSDSEANGTNGKDERDSVYETDKESFMDVLAALIVSEEFQGIVASETGFSKVLDNGSNVGSRVSNSQVPNVEPIPSSSDNSEGSGGSALLWLAVITSISLLIALNVGGSSLFNP, encoded by the exons ATGATTCTCCAACACGCTTCTCCCACCTCTCCACCCCTCTGCCCCTGTAACTTGTTCGCCAATTCCGCCTCCCTCAAATTCCGCAGAAAATGCACTGTCCTACTCTGCGCCGTTCCCTCCGACAACCCAAATTGGAACGCCGATTTCGCCAATTCCGCCCGCAGGACCGCCACAACCTTCGTCCTCAAACGAATTTCCAACCAACTCGAACcccacaccaccaccaccaccaccaccaccaacgaTAACGGTGTTATTGATTCCGAATTACAAGCAACACCGCCGGTTCAATTAGGTTCAAACTTCACCGCTTTCAGCGAGGATCCTATTGTGGATAAGCTGAGGACCCAGCTAGGGGTGATACACCCGATTCCCTCCCCTCCAATTAACCGCAACGTCGTCTTCCTgttcgtcttcttcttcttcgtcggCGTCGTGTTCGACAAATTGTGGACTTCGCGGCGGCGGAACAAAAATAACAGTGAAGATAGGTTGCGTGGCGGCGTGTGGCCGCAGGTGCCGACGAGCTTCTCGCTGTTTCTTGAGAAGGATTTACAGAGGAAGGAGTCGGTGGAGTGGGTGAACATGGTGCTGGGGAAGCTGTGGAAGGTCTATAGAGGCGGAATTGAGAACTGGATCATAGGGCTGCTTCAGCCTGTCATTGATAACCTCAAGAAGCCTGATTACGTGCAGAGGGTTGAGATTAAGCAGTTCTCTTTGGGGGATGAACCTTTGTCTGTTAGGAACGTTGAGCGCAGGACTTCTCGCAGAGTTAATGATTTGCA GTACCAGATAGGCCTTAGGTATACAGGTGGTGCTCGCATGCTGTTAATGCTTTCTCTGAAATTTGGCATCATTCCCATTGTTGTTCCTGTTGGTGTTCGAGATTTTGACATTGATGGTGAACTTTGggtaaaattaagattaatacCAACGGAACCTTGGGTGGGAGCTGCTTCATGGGCTTTTGTTTCCCTCCCAAAGATCAAGTTTGAGCTGTCTCCATTCCGTCTGTTCAATTTAATGG CAATTCCAGTTCTCTCGAT GTTTTTGACTAAACTTCTAACTGAAGATTTACCTAAACTATTTGTACGCCCAAAGAAAATAGTTTTAGATTTCCAAAAGGGAAAAGCTGTTGGTCCAGTTGCTGGTGGTGTTAAATCTGGAGAAATGCAAGAAGGAAACAAGGATTCTGTTGGTGAACTATCTGTTACTCTGGTGGATGCTCGAAagctttcttatattttttatg GCAAGACGGATCCTTATGTTATTCTTAGCCTTGGAAATCAAGTTATACGCAGCAAAAAGAACAGTCAAACTACTGTAATTGGACCCCCTGGAATGCCAATTTGGAATCag GATTTTCACATGCTTGTTTCCAACCCTAGAAAGCAGAAGTTATTCATCCAAGTAAAGGATGCTCTAGGATTTGCAGATTTGACTATTGGTACAGGAGAG gtTGATTTAGGATCTCTTAAAGACACTGTTCCAACAGACAGAATTGTGGTTTTACAAGGAGGTTGGGGATTCTTAGGAAAGCGCTCTTCTGGGGAGATATTACTTCGGCTAACATATAAAGCATACGTGGAGGATGAGGAAGATGATAAAACTGAGGTGGATGCCATTTATACTGACATTTCTGATGACGAGTTGTCTGATTCAGAAGCAAATGGTACTAATGGGAAGGATGAAAGAGATTCTGTGTACGAAACAGATAAGGAGTCGTTTATGGATGTTTTGGCAGCATTAATTGTTAGCGAAGAATTTCAGGGGATAGTAGCATCTGAAACAGGGTTTAGCAAAGTTTTGGATAATGGCTCAAATGTTGGATCTAGAGTGTCAAATTCTCAAGTTCCCAATGTTGAACCAATTCCCTCTAGTTCTGATAATTCCGAAGGCTCTGGAG GGTCAGCTTTACTTTGGCTTGCTGTGATTACTAGCATATCACTACTAATTGCTCTCAATGTTGGGGGATCCAGTCTCTTCAATCCGTAA